Proteins found in one Candidatus Poribacteria bacterium genomic segment:
- a CDS encoding VCBS repeat-containing protein yields the protein MKFRGYLLDDTVKSVYGLAVADINGDGQLDIIAGSTGEPIIAWYEAPHWKRHLVTDQGSGHITIAPYDLTGNSTPDLIVGSGFFRGVNAAGGYLHWLEAPTQDGQNWSSHHIADVPFIHRIALANLSGDAAKVTPFLIVASIRGEDGKPGEWHSPGSLWCYELSDTPRDAASWHAHLLDDSLHINHGLSINDVDQDGRDDVLISCTEGLIWYEPPIDPMTDDWGKWIISDRECSDTYAADIDGDGVNEILAIEPWHGNNLVWYKATGDLRTDPWERHLIDDTLNRGHSLAAVDVDDDGVLEIICGYNGEGTSLHLYRPENLAHNHWRKETIDDGGLGVGQMHVLDMNQNGRLDIVASGLSTGNVKWYENLFS from the coding sequence GTGAAATTCAGAGGATATCTGTTAGACGATACCGTCAAAAGCGTTTATGGACTCGCAGTCGCTGATATAAACGGCGACGGTCAACTCGACATCATCGCTGGCTCCACAGGCGAACCCATCATCGCTTGGTACGAGGCACCGCACTGGAAAAGACACCTCGTAACCGATCAGGGCAGCGGACACATCACTATTGCGCCTTATGATCTCACAGGCAATAGCACCCCTGACCTCATCGTTGGGAGCGGTTTTTTTCGTGGTGTAAACGCTGCGGGTGGTTATCTCCATTGGCTTGAAGCACCGACACAAGACGGACAGAACTGGAGTAGTCACCACATTGCCGATGTCCCTTTCATCCACCGCATCGCACTCGCAAATTTATCAGGAGACGCGGCGAAGGTAACGCCTTTTCTGATTGTCGCCTCAATCCGCGGTGAAGACGGCAAACCCGGCGAATGGCACAGTCCCGGCTCTCTCTGGTGCTATGAACTCTCTGATACCCCGCGAGATGCAGCCTCTTGGCACGCCCACCTCCTTGACGATTCCCTCCATATCAATCACGGTTTGAGCATCAACGATGTTGACCAAGACGGACGCGATGACGTGCTGATTAGCTGCACAGAAGGCTTAATCTGGTATGAACCGCCTATTGATCCGATGACGGATGACTGGGGCAAATGGATTATCAGTGACCGTGAGTGTAGTGATACCTATGCTGCAGACATTGATGGCGACGGTGTCAACGAGATTTTAGCGATTGAGCCGTGGCACGGGAACAATCTCGTCTGGTATAAAGCCACTGGCGACCTACGGACCGATCCGTGGGAGCGTCACCTCATTGACGACACACTCAACCGCGGGCACTCCCTCGCCGCTGTTGACGTTGATGACGACGGTGTGCTTGAAATTATCTGTGGCTACAACGGCGAAGGCACGAGCCTGCACCTCTACCGCCCAGAGAATCTGGCGCATAACCACTGGCGTAAAGAGACCATTGACGATGGCGGTTTAGGTGTCGGACAGATGCACGTCTTGGACATGAACCAAAACGGCAGATTAGACATCGTAGCGAGCGGGCTCAGCACCGGCAACGTCAAGTGGTATGAAAACCTATTCAGTTAA
- a CDS encoding type II toxin-antitoxin system HicB family antitoxin — MNTMVYKGYIAEIRYSAEDSCLVGEIAGIRDIVGFHGDSVAELRTAFEEAVEDYLEMCEESGRPPQKPYSGNVTLSIPPEVHIGIAMAAEASGKNLDQWVTDTLSAVLQPDSES; from the coding sequence GTGAATACAATGGTATACAAAGGCTATATAGCCGAAATTAGATATAGTGCTGAGGACAGTTGTCTTGTTGGCGAAATCGCTGGAATTAGGGATATTGTCGGGTTTCACGGCGATTCCGTTGCCGAATTACGAACTGCTTTTGAAGAAGCAGTGGAGGATTACCTTGAAATGTGCGAAGAATCAGGGAGGCCACCGCAGAAACCCTATTCTGGGAACGTGACTTTGTCCATTCCGCCCGAAGTTCATATAGGCATCGCTATGGCGGCCGAAGCAAGTGGTAAGAATCTTGATCAATGGGTTACAGATACTCTTTCTGCTGTGTTGCAGCCCGATTCAGAATCATAA
- a CDS encoding type II toxin-antitoxin system HicA family toxin — protein MNKRHQNTLNAIFRRPVPATLRWRRIESLFVALGAKFTEGRGSRVRFELNNVAVTFHRPHGQKEAKVYQVQNARRFLEEVGITP, from the coding sequence ATGAATAAACGACATCAGAACACTTTGAACGCTATTTTCAGGAGGCCGGTCCCGGCTACATTGAGGTGGCGACGTATTGAATCCCTTTTTGTGGCCCTTGGTGCCAAATTTACTGAAGGACGGGGATCGCGAGTACGGTTTGAATTGAATAATGTTGCCGTTACGTTTCATCGACCGCATGGCCAGAAGGAGGCAAAAGTTTACCAAGTGCAAAACGCACGACGTTTTCTTGAGGAGGTAGGAATAACACCGTGA